A genomic stretch from Diachasmimorpha longicaudata isolate KC_UGA_2023 chromosome 2, iyDiaLong2, whole genome shotgun sequence includes:
- the LOC135173077 gene encoding lysophosphatidylserine lipase ABHD12 isoform X4 yields MEWNRVVLWTAKVMIVTYLIIFGICPLIFHYSYAFQRKVLFLNFVHWPPSVDFDDPQSVGLQGARNFYLSTSEGVKIGAWQILPTSLVNESAKWTDDDFNAALSNPKRPVFLYMHGNSGNRASSHRVELYKVFQQLDYQVIAFDYRSYGDSDPADLSENGVVEDSKFVLQWLMKKVNGTVPIFVWGHSLGTGVSSHALALLAEENVSPTGLFLESPFNNMNDELSYHPFAQIFKHLPWFHWVIVQPFYGNGLKFESDKHIGNIKCPVMILHAEDDNVIPISLGEKLYKEGLRLHKDDPNQLEMVRINGSLGLGHKYICRYEPLPNIIETFVAKAQSRHRQ; encoded by the exons ATGGAATGGAACAG AGTCGTACTATGGACAGCCAAAGTGATGATCGTGACGTACCTTATAATATTCGGCATCTGTCCGCTGATATTCCATTATTCATATGCATTTCAACGTAAAGTACTCTTCTTAAACTTTG TACATTGGCCCCCATCAGTGGATTTTGACGATCCCCAGAGTGTAGGACTCCAGGGAGCGCGAAATTTCTATTTAAGTACAAGCGAGGGTGTTAAAATAGGTGCGTGGCAGATTCTGCCGACCTCACTGGTGAATGAATCGGCCAAGTGGACTGATGATGATTTCAATGCAGCACTGAGCAACCCAAAAAGGCCTGTATTCCTGTACATGCATGGAAATAGTGGAAATCGTGCTAGCAGTCATAGAGTGGAGCTATACAAGGTCTTTCAGCAGTTGGATTACCAAGTCATTGCCTTCGACTACAGAAGTTATGGGGACAGTGATCCTGCCGATCTGTCGGAGAATGGAGTCGTTGAAGACAGCAAGTTTGTGCTGCAGTGGCTGATGAAGAAGGTCAATGGGACTGTCCCAATATTCGTCTGGGGACACTCTCTGGGGACTGGAGTATCTAGTCATGCCCTGGCACTCCTCGCTGAGGAGAATGTCAGTCCAACAGGACTCTTCCTGGAGTCTCCATTCAACAACATGAACGATGAGCTGAGTTATCATCCCTTCGCCCAGATATTCAAGCATTTGCCCTGGTTCCATTGGGTGATCGTGCAGCCGTTCTATGGTAATGGGTTGAAATTCGAGTCTGACAAGCACATTGGGAATATCAAATGTCCTGTAATGATCCTGCATGCTGAGGATGACAATGTTATACCAATTTCACTGGGGGAAAAG TTATATAAGGAAGGACTGAGATTACATAAGGATGATCCCAATCAACTGGAAATGGTCAGGATAAACGGATCCTTAGGGCTTGGACACAAGTACATATGTCGATATGAACCTTTGCCAAATATAATTGA GACATTCGTTGCAAAAGCTCAGTCTAGACATCGTCAATGA
- the LOC135173077 gene encoding lysophosphatidylserine lipase ABHD12 isoform X2: MVYWILKKRFVKRVVLWTAKVMIVTYLIIFGICPLIFHYSYAFQRKVLFLNFVHWPPSVDFDDPQSVGLQGARNFYLSTSEGVKIGAWQILPTSLVNESAKWTDDDFNAALSNPKRPVFLYMHGNSGNRASSHRVELYKVFQQLDYQVIAFDYRSYGDSDPADLSENGVVEDSKFVLQWLMKKVNGTVPIFVWGHSLGTGVSSHALALLAEENVSPTGLFLESPFNNMNDELSYHPFAQIFKHLPWFHWVIVQPFYGNGLKFESDKHIGNIKCPVMILHAEDDNVIPISLGEKLYKEGLRLHKDDPNQLEMVRINGSLGLGHKYICRYEPLPNIIETFVAKAQSRHRQ; this comes from the exons ATGGTTTATTGGATCCTTAAGAAACGATTTGTCAAGAG AGTCGTACTATGGACAGCCAAAGTGATGATCGTGACGTACCTTATAATATTCGGCATCTGTCCGCTGATATTCCATTATTCATATGCATTTCAACGTAAAGTACTCTTCTTAAACTTTG TACATTGGCCCCCATCAGTGGATTTTGACGATCCCCAGAGTGTAGGACTCCAGGGAGCGCGAAATTTCTATTTAAGTACAAGCGAGGGTGTTAAAATAGGTGCGTGGCAGATTCTGCCGACCTCACTGGTGAATGAATCGGCCAAGTGGACTGATGATGATTTCAATGCAGCACTGAGCAACCCAAAAAGGCCTGTATTCCTGTACATGCATGGAAATAGTGGAAATCGTGCTAGCAGTCATAGAGTGGAGCTATACAAGGTCTTTCAGCAGTTGGATTACCAAGTCATTGCCTTCGACTACAGAAGTTATGGGGACAGTGATCCTGCCGATCTGTCGGAGAATGGAGTCGTTGAAGACAGCAAGTTTGTGCTGCAGTGGCTGATGAAGAAGGTCAATGGGACTGTCCCAATATTCGTCTGGGGACACTCTCTGGGGACTGGAGTATCTAGTCATGCCCTGGCACTCCTCGCTGAGGAGAATGTCAGTCCAACAGGACTCTTCCTGGAGTCTCCATTCAACAACATGAACGATGAGCTGAGTTATCATCCCTTCGCCCAGATATTCAAGCATTTGCCCTGGTTCCATTGGGTGATCGTGCAGCCGTTCTATGGTAATGGGTTGAAATTCGAGTCTGACAAGCACATTGGGAATATCAAATGTCCTGTAATGATCCTGCATGCTGAGGATGACAATGTTATACCAATTTCACTGGGGGAAAAG TTATATAAGGAAGGACTGAGATTACATAAGGATGATCCCAATCAACTGGAAATGGTCAGGATAAACGGATCCTTAGGGCTTGGACACAAGTACATATGTCGATATGAACCTTTGCCAAATATAATTGA GACATTCGTTGCAAAAGCTCAGTCTAGACATCGTCAATGA
- the LOC135173096 gene encoding U6 snRNA-associated Sm-like protein LSm6 — MSRKEALSQFIQQIHGRPVVVKLNSGVDYRGVLACLDGYMNIALEQTEEYVNGQLKNKYGDAFIRGNNVLYISTQKRRT; from the exons ATGAGTCGAAAGGAAGCACTTTCACAGTTTATTCAGCAAATCCATGGACGCCCGGTGGTCGTAAAGTTAAACAGTGGAGTTGATTACCGAG GAGTTCTGGCCTGCCTGGATGGATACATGAATATCGCGCTTGAGCAGACTGAGGAGTACGTGAATGGACAGTTGAAGAATAAATATGGAGATGCATTTATTAGAGGGAACAATGTCCTCTACATTAGCACCCAAAAACGACGAACATGA
- the LOC135173077 gene encoding lysophosphatidylserine lipase ABHD12 isoform X3, whose product MTSESIQITVVLWTAKVMIVTYLIIFGICPLIFHYSYAFQRKVLFLNFVHWPPSVDFDDPQSVGLQGARNFYLSTSEGVKIGAWQILPTSLVNESAKWTDDDFNAALSNPKRPVFLYMHGNSGNRASSHRVELYKVFQQLDYQVIAFDYRSYGDSDPADLSENGVVEDSKFVLQWLMKKVNGTVPIFVWGHSLGTGVSSHALALLAEENVSPTGLFLESPFNNMNDELSYHPFAQIFKHLPWFHWVIVQPFYGNGLKFESDKHIGNIKCPVMILHAEDDNVIPISLGEKLYKEGLRLHKDDPNQLEMVRINGSLGLGHKYICRYEPLPNIIETFVAKAQSRHRQ is encoded by the exons ATGACCTCTGAGAGCATTCAAATTAC AGTCGTACTATGGACAGCCAAAGTGATGATCGTGACGTACCTTATAATATTCGGCATCTGTCCGCTGATATTCCATTATTCATATGCATTTCAACGTAAAGTACTCTTCTTAAACTTTG TACATTGGCCCCCATCAGTGGATTTTGACGATCCCCAGAGTGTAGGACTCCAGGGAGCGCGAAATTTCTATTTAAGTACAAGCGAGGGTGTTAAAATAGGTGCGTGGCAGATTCTGCCGACCTCACTGGTGAATGAATCGGCCAAGTGGACTGATGATGATTTCAATGCAGCACTGAGCAACCCAAAAAGGCCTGTATTCCTGTACATGCATGGAAATAGTGGAAATCGTGCTAGCAGTCATAGAGTGGAGCTATACAAGGTCTTTCAGCAGTTGGATTACCAAGTCATTGCCTTCGACTACAGAAGTTATGGGGACAGTGATCCTGCCGATCTGTCGGAGAATGGAGTCGTTGAAGACAGCAAGTTTGTGCTGCAGTGGCTGATGAAGAAGGTCAATGGGACTGTCCCAATATTCGTCTGGGGACACTCTCTGGGGACTGGAGTATCTAGTCATGCCCTGGCACTCCTCGCTGAGGAGAATGTCAGTCCAACAGGACTCTTCCTGGAGTCTCCATTCAACAACATGAACGATGAGCTGAGTTATCATCCCTTCGCCCAGATATTCAAGCATTTGCCCTGGTTCCATTGGGTGATCGTGCAGCCGTTCTATGGTAATGGGTTGAAATTCGAGTCTGACAAGCACATTGGGAATATCAAATGTCCTGTAATGATCCTGCATGCTGAGGATGACAATGTTATACCAATTTCACTGGGGGAAAAG TTATATAAGGAAGGACTGAGATTACATAAGGATGATCCCAATCAACTGGAAATGGTCAGGATAAACGGATCCTTAGGGCTTGGACACAAGTACATATGTCGATATGAACCTTTGCCAAATATAATTGA GACATTCGTTGCAAAAGCTCAGTCTAGACATCGTCAATGA
- the LOC135173077 gene encoding lysophosphatidylserine lipase ABHD12 isoform X5 — translation MIVTYLIIFGICPLIFHYSYAFQRKVLFLNFVHWPPSVDFDDPQSVGLQGARNFYLSTSEGVKIGAWQILPTSLVNESAKWTDDDFNAALSNPKRPVFLYMHGNSGNRASSHRVELYKVFQQLDYQVIAFDYRSYGDSDPADLSENGVVEDSKFVLQWLMKKVNGTVPIFVWGHSLGTGVSSHALALLAEENVSPTGLFLESPFNNMNDELSYHPFAQIFKHLPWFHWVIVQPFYGNGLKFESDKHIGNIKCPVMILHAEDDNVIPISLGEKLYKEGLRLHKDDPNQLEMVRINGSLGLGHKYICRYEPLPNIIETFVAKAQSRHRQ, via the exons ATGATCGTGACGTACCTTATAATATTCGGCATCTGTCCGCTGATATTCCATTATTCATATGCATTTCAACGTAAAGTACTCTTCTTAAACTTTG TACATTGGCCCCCATCAGTGGATTTTGACGATCCCCAGAGTGTAGGACTCCAGGGAGCGCGAAATTTCTATTTAAGTACAAGCGAGGGTGTTAAAATAGGTGCGTGGCAGATTCTGCCGACCTCACTGGTGAATGAATCGGCCAAGTGGACTGATGATGATTTCAATGCAGCACTGAGCAACCCAAAAAGGCCTGTATTCCTGTACATGCATGGAAATAGTGGAAATCGTGCTAGCAGTCATAGAGTGGAGCTATACAAGGTCTTTCAGCAGTTGGATTACCAAGTCATTGCCTTCGACTACAGAAGTTATGGGGACAGTGATCCTGCCGATCTGTCGGAGAATGGAGTCGTTGAAGACAGCAAGTTTGTGCTGCAGTGGCTGATGAAGAAGGTCAATGGGACTGTCCCAATATTCGTCTGGGGACACTCTCTGGGGACTGGAGTATCTAGTCATGCCCTGGCACTCCTCGCTGAGGAGAATGTCAGTCCAACAGGACTCTTCCTGGAGTCTCCATTCAACAACATGAACGATGAGCTGAGTTATCATCCCTTCGCCCAGATATTCAAGCATTTGCCCTGGTTCCATTGGGTGATCGTGCAGCCGTTCTATGGTAATGGGTTGAAATTCGAGTCTGACAAGCACATTGGGAATATCAAATGTCCTGTAATGATCCTGCATGCTGAGGATGACAATGTTATACCAATTTCACTGGGGGAAAAG TTATATAAGGAAGGACTGAGATTACATAAGGATGATCCCAATCAACTGGAAATGGTCAGGATAAACGGATCCTTAGGGCTTGGACACAAGTACATATGTCGATATGAACCTTTGCCAAATATAATTGA GACATTCGTTGCAAAAGCTCAGTCTAGACATCGTCAATGA
- the LOC135173065 gene encoding TIMELESS-interacting protein: MSHNQSDNEDTRMSLSDPESIKENPEEARELSGNEDGEEDEGKRVDPATSKKRITRREIPTLNPARLKGPKGVATIEKYFEGFKFHGKGHEKADLDRVMKRLEHWAHRLFPKYEFDDFLEKVEHLGTKRELQTYLTKYRKDMLTDDQAMEVEDEQMGEERARSPEPADEFDMLIAEQIERTKQVSSHLGKESPRVMEESDEEVKRRTEANRKMAMERRLAKMRERERVEAEKEASEVDGESQGFISQKTGETEGNTQETAALGEDVDEEEEMRKRIARNRQLAIERRLARMKQKLVEDTQNPLENVESSGPPDVESKKTAEVSHELGGTQHDYEASEDVGEVEVDGDKMELGKEMTGEVEKEVSMNEESLDTSKISTASSSGLTQTTASKKLLTEEELDKEIGAVVNMFVKGNRSSLQ; the protein is encoded by the coding sequence ATGTCTCACAATCAATCGGACAACGAGGACACCAGGATGTCCCTGTCAGACCCAGAGTCCATTAAAGAGAACCCCGAGGAGGCAAGAGAGCTCTCAGGAAATGAAGACGGTGAAGAGGATGAGGGAAAACGAGTAGACCCAGCAACATCAAAGAAGAGGATAACTCGTCGAGAGATTCCAACATTGAATCCAGCTCGCCTGAAAGGACCCAAGGGTGTGGCAACGATTGAGAAGTACTTCGAGGGCTTCAAATTCCACGGTAAGGGTCACGAGAAGGCGGACCTGGACCGAGTTATGAAGCGTTTGGAGCACTGGGCGCACAGGCTCTTCCCCAAGTACGAGTTTGACGACTTTCTGGAGAAGGTGGAGCACTTGGGAACGAAGAGGGAACTCCAGACATACCTGACGAAGTACAGGAAAGACATGCTGACTGATGATCAGGCCATGGAGGTGGAGGACGAGCAGATGGGCGAGGAGAGGGCAAGATCCCCTGAGCCTGCCGATGAGTTTGACATGCTGATTGCTGAGCAGATTGAGAGAACGAAGCAGGTGAGCAGTCACCTAGGGAAGGAGAGCCCACGGGTGATGGAGGAGTCTGATGAGGAAGTTAAGAGGAGGACGGAGGCAAACAGAAAGATGGCGATGGAGAGGAGGCTGGCGAAgatgagggagagggagagagttgAGGCTGAGAAAGAAGCGAGTGAAGTCGATGGTGAGTCTCAGGGATTCATCTCCCAAAAAactggagagacagaggggaaCACTCAGGAGACAGCAGCTCTTGGTGAAGATGTTGATGAAGAAGAGGAGATGAGGAAGAGGATCGCGAGGAACAGGCAGTTGGCGATAGAGAGGAGACTGGCCAGAATGAAACAGAAGTTAGTAGAGGACACACAGAATCCATTGGAAAACGTAGAATCGTCAGGCCCTCCTGATGTTGAAAGCAAGAAGACAGCTGAAGTTTCGCATGAACTTGGTGGAACTCAACACGATTACGAAGCCTCGGAAGACGTTGGAGAAGTGGAAGTAGATGGAGATAAGATGGAGCTGGGTAAGGAGATGACAGGAGAAGTGGAGAAAGAAGTATCGATGAATGAAGAAAGCCTGGACActtcgaaaatatcgactgcCTCGTCTTCTGGTCTCACCCAAACCACTGCCTCGAAGAAACTGCTGACTGAGGAGGAGCTTGATAAGGAGATTGGCGCTGTTGTGAACATGTTTGTCAAGGGCAATCGTTCGTcccttcaataa
- the LOC135173077 gene encoding lysophosphatidylserine lipase ABHD12 isoform X1 yields MQSKYLLIAGLVPFIALDFWHTGAVVLWTAKVMIVTYLIIFGICPLIFHYSYAFQRKVLFLNFVHWPPSVDFDDPQSVGLQGARNFYLSTSEGVKIGAWQILPTSLVNESAKWTDDDFNAALSNPKRPVFLYMHGNSGNRASSHRVELYKVFQQLDYQVIAFDYRSYGDSDPADLSENGVVEDSKFVLQWLMKKVNGTVPIFVWGHSLGTGVSSHALALLAEENVSPTGLFLESPFNNMNDELSYHPFAQIFKHLPWFHWVIVQPFYGNGLKFESDKHIGNIKCPVMILHAEDDNVIPISLGEKLYKEGLRLHKDDPNQLEMVRINGSLGLGHKYICRYEPLPNIIETFVAKAQSRHRQ; encoded by the exons ATGCAGTCGAAATACCTCCTCATTGCTGGTCTGGTGCCATTCATCGCTCTTGATTTCTGGCATACCGGAGC AGTCGTACTATGGACAGCCAAAGTGATGATCGTGACGTACCTTATAATATTCGGCATCTGTCCGCTGATATTCCATTATTCATATGCATTTCAACGTAAAGTACTCTTCTTAAACTTTG TACATTGGCCCCCATCAGTGGATTTTGACGATCCCCAGAGTGTAGGACTCCAGGGAGCGCGAAATTTCTATTTAAGTACAAGCGAGGGTGTTAAAATAGGTGCGTGGCAGATTCTGCCGACCTCACTGGTGAATGAATCGGCCAAGTGGACTGATGATGATTTCAATGCAGCACTGAGCAACCCAAAAAGGCCTGTATTCCTGTACATGCATGGAAATAGTGGAAATCGTGCTAGCAGTCATAGAGTGGAGCTATACAAGGTCTTTCAGCAGTTGGATTACCAAGTCATTGCCTTCGACTACAGAAGTTATGGGGACAGTGATCCTGCCGATCTGTCGGAGAATGGAGTCGTTGAAGACAGCAAGTTTGTGCTGCAGTGGCTGATGAAGAAGGTCAATGGGACTGTCCCAATATTCGTCTGGGGACACTCTCTGGGGACTGGAGTATCTAGTCATGCCCTGGCACTCCTCGCTGAGGAGAATGTCAGTCCAACAGGACTCTTCCTGGAGTCTCCATTCAACAACATGAACGATGAGCTGAGTTATCATCCCTTCGCCCAGATATTCAAGCATTTGCCCTGGTTCCATTGGGTGATCGTGCAGCCGTTCTATGGTAATGGGTTGAAATTCGAGTCTGACAAGCACATTGGGAATATCAAATGTCCTGTAATGATCCTGCATGCTGAGGATGACAATGTTATACCAATTTCACTGGGGGAAAAG TTATATAAGGAAGGACTGAGATTACATAAGGATGATCCCAATCAACTGGAAATGGTCAGGATAAACGGATCCTTAGGGCTTGGACACAAGTACATATGTCGATATGAACCTTTGCCAAATATAATTGA GACATTCGTTGCAAAAGCTCAGTCTAGACATCGTCAATGA